The bacterium genome includes a window with the following:
- a CDS encoding glycerophosphodiester phosphodiesterase family protein: MTAPPRGHLPYRGGNVLLKYHRLLSGLHPHPPNSVAALRRVLADGAEVVEFDVGLTRDEKFVLIHDPLLERETSGRGPLRGVTEAQFRTLRLRGSGEPAATLADAVGVLREVDRPVKVQVDLKEAAPVSSETAAALLRAIAPMRDRSRLSVVVGCMGDWNLRLLRRLDSGLAVGLDFGYYLDAPVDGGARLPTRVNAYGYLDDHPLGYRRLMSVRAYLEDRMDVLLGLVPGAREVYVRKEFLLQALADGVNPVAFVHDRTPGALVDVWTLHADEPEIDRLLLTVLDSGADQITSSDSARLAAIFAAMSGSTI, from the coding sequence GTGACGGCGCCGCCGCGGGGCCACTTGCCGTACCGGGGAGGCAACGTCCTTCTCAAGTACCACCGGCTCCTCAGCGGGCTCCACCCTCATCCGCCCAACTCCGTAGCGGCGCTGCGCCGCGTGCTGGCCGACGGGGCCGAGGTCGTGGAATTCGACGTTGGCCTTACGCGGGACGAGAAATTTGTGTTGATCCACGATCCGCTGCTGGAGCGTGAGACCAGCGGCCGCGGTCCGCTTCGCGGAGTGACCGAGGCCCAGTTCAGAACGCTGCGTCTTCGCGGCAGCGGCGAGCCGGCTGCGACGCTCGCCGATGCCGTGGGGGTGTTGCGCGAGGTGGACCGGCCGGTGAAGGTGCAGGTCGACCTCAAGGAAGCGGCGCCGGTGTCCTCCGAGACCGCGGCGGCGCTGCTCCGGGCGATCGCGCCGATGCGTGACCGCTCCCGCCTTTCGGTGGTCGTCGGCTGCATGGGCGACTGGAACCTGCGTCTGCTGCGCCGGCTCGATTCCGGCCTGGCCGTGGGGCTGGACTTTGGATACTATCTCGACGCGCCGGTCGACGGCGGCGCCAGGCTCCCCACGCGAGTCAACGCGTACGGATACCTGGACGATCATCCACTCGGGTACCGCCGGCTAATGTCCGTACGGGCGTATCTCGAGGACCGCATGGACGTGCTGCTCGGTCTGGTGCCGGGCGCCCGCGAAGTGTACGTGCGCAAGGAGTTTCTGCTCCAAGCGCTGGCGGACGGCGTCAATCCGGTCGCGTTCGTCCACGACCGCACCCCGGGAGCGCTGGTGGATGTCTGGACGTTGCACGCGGACGAGCCGGAGATCGATCGCCTGCTGCTCACGGTTCTGGACTCGGGCGCCGACCAGATCACCAGCTCCGACTCGGCGCGGCTCGCGGCGATCTTTGCGGCGATGAGCGGCAGTACGATCTAG
- a CDS encoding transposase yields MDEFCRVTHRDRKVVIRLLRHRPKRARRRAGRPRMYLTTLRPVLEQVWEASDYLCSKRLAPFLPELLETLERHEEVSLAADQRRALLRISPATIDRLLGPVRRQYRRHGLATTSPSLAALRAQVPLRTFGEWTNVLPGHLQADLLAHCGASGHDFFLTSLLAIDVATGWTELQAVWGKGHERVGGAMQAVRLALPMPLLSLHTDNGSEFLNHLLIPWCREKRIAFTRGRPYRKNDQAYVEQRNGAVLRRYIGYDRYRSRAAFAALQAVHEWLRLYVNFFQPIRKLVSKERHGARVVKRYDRAQTPYRRLLASGVLTSERRAALTAQYQGLNPLRLRADLQTRLDALWKLADGRRTGP; encoded by the coding sequence TTGGATGAGTTCTGCCGGGTCACCCATCGGGATCGCAAGGTCGTGATCCGGCTGCTGCGGCACCGGCCTAAACGCGCGCGTCGCCGGGCCGGCCGCCCGCGAATGTATCTGACCACCTTGCGGCCCGTCTTGGAGCAGGTGTGGGAAGCCAGCGACTATCTGTGCTCCAAGCGCTTGGCGCCCTTCCTCCCGGAACTGCTCGAGACCCTGGAACGGCACGAGGAGGTGTCCCTCGCGGCAGACCAGCGCCGGGCCCTCCTGCGCATCAGCCCCGCCACCATCGATCGGCTCTTGGGCCCCGTGCGGCGGCAGTACCGACGCCACGGCCTCGCAACGACGAGCCCCAGCCTCGCCGCCCTGCGGGCCCAAGTCCCCCTGCGCACCTTCGGGGAATGGACCAATGTGCTCCCCGGCCATCTGCAGGCCGATTTGCTGGCGCATTGCGGGGCCAGCGGCCACGACTTCTTCCTCACCTCGCTCCTCGCCATCGACGTCGCCACCGGCTGGACCGAGCTCCAGGCCGTATGGGGCAAGGGCCACGAGCGCGTCGGTGGCGCCATGCAAGCCGTCCGGCTCGCCCTGCCGATGCCCTTGCTCAGCCTGCACACCGACAACGGCAGCGAGTTCCTCAACCATCTCCTTATCCCGTGGTGTCGCGAGAAGCGCATCGCCTTCACCCGCGGCCGTCCCTACCGCAAGAACGACCAAGCCTATGTCGAACAGCGGAACGGCGCGGTCCTCCGCCGGTACATCGGCTACGACCGCTACCGCTCCCGCGCGGCGTTCGCCGCGCTGCAGGCGGTGCACGAGTGGCTGCGGCTCTATGTGAACTTCTTTCAGCCCATCCGCAAATTGGTCTCCAAAGAACGCCACGGCGCCCGGGTGGTCAAGCGCTATGATCGCGCGCAGACGCCCTACCGTCGGCTGCTGGCCAGCGGCGTCCTCACCTCAGAGCGCCGTGCCGCGCTCACCGCCCAGTATCAGGGCCTCAATCCCCTCCGGTTGCGCGCGGATCTCCAAACCCGCCTCGACGCCCTCTGGAAACTCGCCGACGGGAGGAGGACCGGCCCATGA
- a CDS encoding AMP-binding protein produces MALLTRADSFYSPEEADAPEIRLARQLRRLGDVLAETSAPAARRAAERAGLLNGVPTLDALRRVPLLRKEALPAEQAAFPPFGGWAARESTRKLFASPGPIYEPEGPPVDPWGCAPALHAAGVRAGDVVLNSFSYHLTPAGSIMEGGLLALGAAVIPGGTGNAEIQCRAAAHLRATGYTGTPSFLASLLDKTAELRVAMAVEVAFVSGEPLPQSLRERFVSAGIRTQQAYATADCGIIAYECVHTAGLHLGERCIVELVDPATGAPVGPEDPGEIAVTVLDPTYPLLRLATGDLSVFTGAACPCGRGAQRLRGILGRTGDAVKVRGLFVHPTTLRAAMARHPEAPRYQFVVRRTGHQDDLIARLESDRADETLARRIAASVQDATRLRTTVEFVAPGTLAGAEHVLVDERRWS; encoded by the coding sequence GACCTCCGCGCCCGCCGCCCGCCGGGCCGCTGAACGCGCGGGACTCCTCAACGGCGTGCCCACGCTCGACGCGCTCCGCCGGGTTCCGCTCCTCCGCAAGGAGGCGTTGCCCGCCGAGCAGGCCGCGTTCCCCCCGTTCGGCGGCTGGGCCGCGCGGGAGTCAACCCGGAAGCTGTTCGCGTCGCCCGGACCGATCTACGAACCCGAGGGCCCCCCGGTCGATCCGTGGGGCTGTGCGCCCGCGCTGCACGCCGCCGGTGTCCGCGCGGGCGACGTCGTCCTCAACTCATTCTCCTACCATCTGACGCCGGCCGGCTCGATCATGGAGGGCGGGCTGCTCGCGCTGGGTGCCGCCGTGATCCCCGGCGGCACCGGCAACGCCGAGATCCAGTGCCGCGCCGCGGCCCACCTGCGGGCGACCGGCTACACCGGCACGCCGAGCTTCCTTGCGAGCCTGCTCGACAAGACCGCCGAGCTCCGCGTCGCGATGGCGGTCGAGGTGGCGTTCGTCTCCGGGGAGCCGTTGCCCCAGTCGCTGCGGGAGCGCTTCGTCTCAGCCGGTATCCGCACGCAGCAGGCCTACGCGACCGCGGACTGCGGCATCATCGCGTACGAATGCGTGCACACCGCGGGACTCCACCTCGGCGAGCGATGCATCGTGGAGCTTGTCGATCCCGCGACCGGCGCCCCGGTGGGACCGGAGGATCCAGGCGAGATCGCCGTCACGGTCCTCGATCCCACCTACCCGCTGCTCCGGCTCGCCACCGGCGACCTGTCGGTCTTTACCGGCGCGGCCTGCCCGTGCGGGCGGGGCGCGCAGCGCCTTCGCGGCATTCTCGGGCGGACGGGCGACGCCGTGAAGGTGCGCGGCCTTTTCGTGCACCCCACCACGCTTCGGGCGGCGATGGCGCGGCACCCGGAAGCGCCGCGATACCAGTTCGTCGTCCGCCGGACGGGCCACCAGGACGACCTGATCGCCCGGCTCGAGTCGGACCGAGCGGACGAGACACTCGCCCGCCGGATCGCCGCCTCGGTCCAGGATGCGACACGGCTCCGTACGACGGTGGAGTTCGTGGCGCCCGGAACGCTGGCCGGCGCGGAGCATGTGCTGGTCGACGAGCGACGCTGGTCTTAA